TAACTGAGAAATTGCACGAGTTGCTAAAATAAAAGTTCAAGAAACAAAAAGGCTGGAAGGGATTAGTAGAAAGAACGAACCATATGGaaattctttgtttcttctccaTTGAATCTCAAAGTGATCACCAGGCCGTAATTCGTCCAAACAGTCAGAGATATGAAGATCATGAGGAGAGGTATCTATGGGGGGTGCCCTTATCCGGTCCCAACTCACGCCGTTCTCTATTGCATCTGGTCTTCTTCCATGCGGTGGATACCtgtaacaagaaaaaaaaagaagccaaaCGAACTTAACCCCCCAAATGGAAACAAAATCCCACGAGATCGATTCCAGGCTAATGAATTAAGGCCATGTTCCCAATTACCTAGCCTGGAAAGTGTCTGTCCGGGGATCATAGCAAAGTTCTGCATCGTAGCAAGAAAGCATAAACCCAACATGCCCATTCTGCAGCAAAGTACAAACCGATTAGTCAACTTGAACATCATCCCAAGATTTTGGGGAACCCTATCTCTATCCCGTATTCATAGTCAAATTGGGTTTTATCTGAGAGACTACTTCATCTATCAGGATTTTATTTTAGCATGATTGAACACGATATTTATACCTCGCGGTTATAGACCTGAGCCGGGAAGGAGAATTTGCCAGTTTCAAGAGCTATATACAAGGACATAACAGAACCAATGGGCAGCAAATtagtcgtcttcttcctcttggcGTTGTCGAGGTTCGATGTGATCAGGGAAAGAGGCCAGAGCCGAGAAAGAGAAACGATTAAACTGCCCCCGCCTCTTCGTTGGAAGCCACCGGAGCAATCTTTGGCTGAAGCCAAGTGCCAGTACCAGTGGCGGTGGGCGGAAGGGCCTATAATTCGGCCCCATTTGTGGCTGATGTGCCTGCGCCAGAGGCGATCGCTCGTGCACCTTTCGCGCATCGCTCTGCACACGCTGGCCATGGTGCAGAGGCCGTCCGCCGGCAGCCTCTCGAAGATGCAATCCAGTATCAGCTCCGGCAGCTCCAGCAGCATGCTCGTCTCCTCTTCCCTACCCTCCTCCGCCTTGAAATTCGACgaattcatcatcttcatcgaCATTTTGGAGAAGCCGATTTCAATGGCGCCGGCCGCGAGGCTGCTCCGAATGGATTTCTTGATCTGGAAGGCGGACATTGAGAGCAATCTCATCTCGTGAGCCCAGGCCGGGAGGGGCTTGAGAGGGAGCGAATACTTGCAGAAGCAGAAGAAGGAAAGGCAAGTGATCAAGAAGAAAAACATTATGTCGAACGGATCACAGGCAAAAGATAACGAGGATTTGGATTGaaatttcttcttccaaatcCCACCCCCAAAGAACCAAAAACCATGCCCAGAAGACTTGAACAAGTGATCTTTATGGCTCCGACGAAGCCCACCAAACCAAGCAGTGGGCCTCGCCGCCCAAGTGTGAACCAGAACAAATgaagtatatataatatatacacacacacacacaagtaaCACAATTTGGAGCGGCGAATAATCAATTTGGAGGACAACCCAAATCTCGGAGCTGTCCCGAAGAACAATCAGTTtgataataagaaaaataatagtaaGGCAAGGAAGGGATCTGAGCAGTTGGGATTTAAGCAAAAATTAGGTGCACCTAACAAAGCAAGGAGATCTGTGGAATGGAATTAAAAACAGTACAGAAGAAATTAACAAACAAAAACgaagaaagagacaaaaacAGAGGAGATTTGGGGaatagatgaagaagaagaagaaggaagatggCGATGAAGGATGAAGA
This genomic stretch from Diospyros lotus cultivar Yz01 chromosome 1, ASM1463336v1, whole genome shotgun sequence harbors:
- the LOC127786548 gene encoding F-box protein At2g32560; its protein translation is MFFFLITCLSFFCFCKYSLPLKPLPAWAHEMRLLSMSAFQIKKSIRSSLAAGAIEIGFSKMSMKMMNSSNFKAEEGREEETSMLLELPELILDCIFERLPADGLCTMASVCRAMRERCTSDRLWRRHISHKWGRIIGPSAHRHWYWHLASAKDCSGGFQRRGGGSLIVSLSRLWPLSLITSNLDNAKRKKTTNLLPIGSVMSLYIALETGKFSFPAQVYNRENGHVGFMLSCYDAELCYDPRTDTFQARYPPHGRRPDAIENGVSWDRIRAPPIDTSPHDLHISDCLDELRPGDHFEIQWRRNKEFPYGWWYGVVGHLESCNGNDNYCFCHQSDTVVLEFNQYSQGSQWRRTSINRRHHREEGNEADGFYGGIRKLCSEDEITTWRRLWPSVPLE